In the Haloferula helveola genome, one interval contains:
- a CDS encoding cytochrome c, producing the protein MKYFFLAYAIIAALVIGLLPMRGEKRAETPLRLFPDMDDQDKLKAQKPDAFFSDGAGGRHPVDGTNPVGFLPEGQSELGGIPEYEFGGGTSYYATGAIEDYYSNGMPDELGLDANNVDAFLRRGEEVYNINCMPCHGKSGDGLGITSSFGVPGIANLTLDNFGQAAYPDGRLFDVISNGKGNMGAYKHNIPIRDRWAVVAYVRALQTARKAPLSDPSIKAAFDAATQNTESSAQ; encoded by the coding sequence GTGAAATACTTCTTCCTCGCCTACGCGATCATCGCCGCGCTCGTCATCGGACTGCTTCCGATGCGCGGTGAGAAGCGCGCCGAAACGCCGTTGCGCCTGTTCCCCGACATGGATGACCAGGACAAACTCAAGGCCCAGAAGCCGGATGCGTTCTTCTCGGACGGCGCCGGCGGCCGCCATCCGGTCGACGGCACCAACCCGGTCGGATTTCTCCCCGAAGGCCAGTCGGAGCTTGGCGGTATCCCCGAATACGAATTCGGCGGCGGCACCAGCTACTACGCCACCGGCGCGATCGAGGATTATTACTCCAACGGCATGCCCGACGAACTCGGATTGGATGCCAACAACGTGGACGCCTTCCTCCGCCGCGGCGAGGAGGTCTACAACATCAACTGCATGCCCTGCCACGGCAAGTCGGGCGACGGTCTCGGTATCACCTCGAGCTTCGGCGTCCCGGGCATCGCCAACCTGACCTTGGACAACTTCGGCCAGGCCGCCTACCCGGACGGCCGGCTGTTCGACGTGATCTCGAACGGCAAGGGCAACATGGGTGCCTACAAGCACAACATCCCGATCCGTGACCGCTGGGCGGTGGTCGCCTACGTCCGCGCGCTGCAGACCGCCCGCAAGGCTCCGCTTTCGGATCCTTCGATCAAGGCGGCATTCGATGCCGCGACCCAGAACACCGAGAGTTCGGCCCAGTAA
- a CDS encoding cytochrome c, whose protein sequence is MDPSRDNPLIRFTAFWWGIGVISLFFVVLLLTRMVVGGGEGSDPLEEAAAKNRQKVREAVDTAQAAAFETKVVTEGETVQLHPEHVFDYVGKQLVDGAPTKVEDPAQVVPNSPTAIEIANAPAAGDPAAVDALTPPADTEIDPAVIEKGKQAFMVCMACHGMDGKGVPNVGPPLAGSEWVTGPVSNLIRIQMRGLEGPIEVAGQKLTFLAPMAPMGAASSDEDVAAVLTYIRNSFGNTAPPVLVEQVKMLRSEVGKPMLKQEDLIAPEK, encoded by the coding sequence ATGGACCCATCTCGTGACAACCCGCTCATCCGTTTCACCGCCTTTTGGTGGGGGATCGGCGTGATCTCGCTGTTCTTCGTCGTGCTGCTGCTCACCCGCATGGTGGTCGGCGGTGGTGAAGGCTCCGATCCGCTCGAGGAAGCGGCTGCGAAAAACCGTCAGAAGGTGCGCGAGGCGGTCGATACTGCCCAGGCTGCGGCTTTTGAGACGAAGGTCGTGACCGAGGGTGAGACCGTCCAATTGCATCCCGAGCATGTCTTCGACTATGTCGGTAAGCAACTGGTCGACGGTGCTCCGACGAAGGTCGAGGATCCGGCGCAGGTTGTGCCCAACTCGCCGACCGCGATCGAGATCGCGAACGCACCTGCCGCGGGCGATCCCGCTGCTGTGGATGCCCTGACGCCTCCTGCCGACACCGAGATCGATCCGGCCGTCATCGAGAAGGGCAAGCAGGCGTTTATGGTCTGCATGGCCTGCCACGGCATGGACGGCAAGGGTGTGCCGAACGTCGGTCCGCCGCTTGCGGGTTCCGAGTGGGTCACCGGTCCCGTATCCAACCTCATCCGTATCCAGATGCGCGGTCTTGAAGGTCCGATCGAAGTTGCGGGGCAGAAGCTCACATTCCTCGCGCCGATGGCGCCGATGGGGGCGGCGAGCTCCGACGAGGACGTCGCCGCGGTGCTCACCTACATCCGCAATTCCTTCGGAAACACGGCCCCTCCGGTTCTTGTTGAACAGGTCAAGATGCTGCGCAGCGAGGTCGGCAAGCCGATGCTCAAGCAGGAAGATCTCATCGCTCCCGAGAAGTAA
- a CDS encoding DUF3341 domain-containing protein has translation MSTTRKRVYGYLAEFKSASALYKAAEKVRDAGFRKWDCHSPYPIHGLDGAMGLKRSILPFFVFFGGCTGLATGFFLAYITQVRIYPTVVQAKPANIFTVPAFFPPMFELTILFSGFTVLFGLLALMKLPRLNHPLFASRQFHRTTDDAFFIAIEARDPKFSPDGTRSLLEEIGGSNIELIEEED, from the coding sequence GTGAGTACCACCCGCAAACGAGTCTACGGCTACCTCGCCGAGTTCAAAAGCGCCTCCGCCCTCTACAAGGCCGCGGAAAAGGTCCGCGATGCCGGCTTCCGCAAGTGGGATTGCCACTCGCCGTATCCGATCCACGGACTCGACGGCGCGATGGGGCTCAAACGCTCGATCCTGCCATTCTTCGTGTTCTTCGGCGGGTGCACCGGTCTGGCGACCGGTTTCTTCCTCGCCTACATCACCCAGGTCCGCATCTACCCGACGGTCGTTCAGGCCAAGCCGGCCAACATCTTCACCGTGCCGGCCTTCTTTCCGCCGATGTTCGAGCTGACCATCCTTTTCTCGGGCTTCACGGTGCTTTTCGGCCTGCTCGCGCTGATGAAGCTGCCGCGTCTCAACCACCCGCTCTTCGCCAGCCGCCAGTTCCACCGGACGACCGACGACGCGTTCTTCATCGCGATCGAGGCCCGCGATCCGAAATTCAGCCCGGACGGCACCCGCTCGCTTCTCGAGGAGATCGGCGGTTCGAACATCGAACTCATCGAAGAAGAGGACTGA
- the nrfD gene encoding NrfD/PsrC family molybdoenzyme membrane anchor subunit, translating into MSTASETNTTGDAPKLPVLKREKLILNGRSYHWITERICGVLENRQPFLWWLLFLPSALIAAIGVGGGLFHLVSTGVGVWGNTNRVMWGWPIVNFVFWIGIGHAGTLISAILFLTRQNWRTSINRAAEAMTIFAVMCAGIFPAFHVGRVWMAWFLAPIPNANGIWQNFKSPLLWDVFAVSTYFTISLIFWYLGMVPDLATIRDRCKPGLRKLLYGIFSLGWRGGNRQWSHYEMAYLLLAALSTPLVLSVHSVVSFDFATSVVPGWHTTIFPPYFVAGAIFGGFAMVLTIMIPARFIYGLQDLITMKHIDNMAKIILLTGTIVGYAYLMELFVAFYSGAKFEMEAFKYRITGPYSWAYFCMMFCNVIAPQIFWFKSMRENLWVVMGVSMLVNIGMWFERFVIIVTTLARMWLPGDWKYYNPSGQDQLLFVGTIGMFLTLFLLFLRFLPCINIAEVKWTLPESDPHHDDHEDHPDEGTAVEAAYQKELHSPAPATADT; encoded by the coding sequence ATGTCTACCGCCTCTGAAACCAACACGACCGGCGACGCTCCGAAGCTCCCGGTCCTCAAGCGCGAGAAGCTCATCCTCAACGGGCGTTCCTACCATTGGATCACCGAGCGGATCTGCGGCGTCCTCGAGAACCGTCAGCCGTTCCTCTGGTGGCTTCTGTTCCTGCCCAGCGCGCTGATCGCCGCCATCGGTGTCGGCGGCGGACTGTTCCACCTCGTTTCGACCGGTGTCGGCGTGTGGGGGAACACCAACCGCGTGATGTGGGGCTGGCCGATCGTGAACTTCGTTTTCTGGATCGGTATCGGCCACGCCGGAACGCTGATCTCGGCGATTCTCTTCCTGACCCGCCAGAACTGGCGGACGTCGATCAACCGCGCCGCGGAGGCGATGACGATCTTCGCGGTGATGTGCGCGGGCATCTTCCCCGCCTTCCACGTCGGCCGCGTCTGGATGGCGTGGTTCCTCGCTCCGATCCCGAACGCCAACGGCATCTGGCAGAACTTCAAGTCGCCGTTGCTTTGGGACGTGTTCGCGGTCTCGACCTACTTCACGATCTCCCTGATCTTCTGGTATCTCGGGATGGTTCCGGATCTCGCGACCATCCGCGACCGCTGCAAGCCCGGCCTGCGCAAGCTGCTCTACGGCATCTTCTCGCTCGGCTGGCGCGGCGGAAACCGCCAGTGGAGCCACTACGAAATGGCCTACCTGCTCCTCGCCGCGCTCTCGACGCCGCTGGTGCTTTCGGTCCACTCGGTCGTTTCGTTCGACTTCGCCACCTCGGTTGTCCCCGGCTGGCACACCACCATTTTCCCGCCGTACTTCGTCGCGGGCGCCATCTTCGGCGGCTTCGCGATGGTGCTCACCATCATGATCCCGGCACGCTTCATCTACGGTCTGCAGGATCTGATCACGATGAAGCACATCGACAACATGGCGAAGATCATCCTGCTGACAGGCACGATCGTCGGCTACGCCTACCTGATGGAGCTCTTCGTGGCGTTCTACTCGGGCGCCAAGTTCGAGATGGAGGCCTTCAAGTACCGGATCACCGGCCCCTATTCCTGGGCTTACTTCTGCATGATGTTCTGCAACGTCATCGCGCCACAGATCTTCTGGTTCAAGAGCATGCGCGAGAACCTGTGGGTCGTGATGGGCGTATCGATGCTCGTCAACATCGGGATGTGGTTCGAGCGCTTCGTGATCATCGTCACGACCCTGGCCCGCATGTGGCTGCCGGGTGACTGGAAATACTACAATCCCAGTGGCCAGGACCAGTTGCTGTTCGTCGGCACGATCGGGATGTTCCTGACCCTGTTCCTCCTCTTCCTGCGCTTCCTGCCGTGCATCAACATCGCCGAGGTGAAGTGGACGCTGCCGGAGTCCGATCCGCACCACGACGACCACGAGGATCATCCGGACGAAGGCACGGCCGTCGAGGCCGCCTACCAGAAGGAGCTCCATTCCCCGGCTCCCGCCACCGCCGATACCTGA